From one Vanessa tameamea isolate UH-Manoa-2023 chromosome 9, ilVanTame1 primary haplotype, whole genome shotgun sequence genomic stretch:
- the LOC113394892 gene encoding uncharacterized protein LOC113394892: MAFIVDLRSDTVTKPTKSMMHAMVNSALGDDVFGEDPTVNALESKVATLLGKQAALFVPSGTMANLIAIMVHCNKRGSEAIVGNLSHIFKYEQGGAAHVAGVLLSTIQNKPDGTFDLQELESKIRGSDIHEAITSLIAIENTHNVCGGKVLPIQWIDDLAELCKKHNILLHMDGARLLNASTYLEVPAERIVRGCDSVSLCFSKGLSAPAGSALVGSYHFIKQARRARKMLGGGMRQAGVLAAPCAVALDDAALALDHRRARVLADVIHGLFLKTFSVDVEGQRTNIVLVRISENSPLNADQVLQRLAQICLAETQGSCKTTNDEGVIVKAICFNEKTLRFTLHREIQDEELWLAIMKITYVFKELDAAHPVKS; encoded by the exons atgGCGTTTATTGTGGATCTGCGGTCTGATACCGTCACTAAGCCTACAAAATCTATGATGCACGCAATGGTAAATTCTGCTCTTGGAGACGATGTATTTGGAGAAGATCCTACTGTGAATGCTTTGGAGAGTAAAGTAGCAACTTTATTAGGAAAACAAGCGGCATTATTCGTACCCAGTGGTACTATGGCTAACCTTATTGCAA TAATGGTGCATTGTAATAAAAGAGGTTCAGAGGCAATTGTCGGTAATCTATcacatattttcaaatatgaacAGG GTGGTGCGGCTCATGTTGCAGGAGTTCTTTTAAGTACTATTCAAAACAAACCTGATGGAACTTTTGACTTGCAAGAGTTGGAGAGTAAAATTCGGGGGTCAGATATCCATGAAGCGATAACATCTTTAATTGCAATCGAAAATACTCACAATGTTTGTGGAGGGAAG GTTTTGCCAATCCAGTGGATAGATGATCTCGCAGAGCTCTGCAAGAAGCATAACATACTCCTACATATGGACGGAGCTCGACTGCTGAACGCCAGCACGTATTTGGAGGTGCCGGCGGAGCGAATCGTACGAGGCTGCGACAGCGTGTCGCTGTGTTTCAGCAAGGGACTGTCCGCGCCCGCAGGCTCCGCACTCGTGGGCTCCTACCATTTCATAAAGCA ggcgcggcgcgcgcgcaagATGCTGGGCGGCGGCATGCGGCAGGCCGGCGTGCTGGCGGCGCCGTGCGCGGTGGCGCTGGACGACGCGGCGCTGGCGCTCGACCACCGCCGCGCGCGCGTGCTGGCGGACG TCATCCACGGCCTCTTCCTCAAGACGTTCTCCGTGGACGTCGAAGGTCAGCGCACAAACATAGTACTGGTGCGGATTTCCGAGAATAGTCCTCTGAATGCTGATCAAGTGCTGCAGAGGCTGGCACAAATATGTTTGGCTGAAACTCAG gGAAGTTGTAAGACTACGAACGACGAAGGCGTGATAGTTAAAGCGATATGCTTTAATGAAAAAACTCTGAGGTTCACACTTCACCGCGAGATACAGGACGAGGAACTCTGGTTGGCCATCATGAAGATCACTTATGTGTTCAAGGAGTTGGACGCTGCTCATCCCGTAAAGAGTTAA
- the LOC113394891 gene encoding beta-1,3-galactosyltransferase brn has protein sequence MRRRKCYQFIVIVCVLMYVYYFFGVSDYMYTKSFDTEFHYPLDVNIQPLISKVLNNKKPAQPPINVYPYKFLTNSIKCMTLDRLDLFIVVKSAMGNFDNRNGIRQTYGQEKLIMGKIVRILFFVGIDDEVKSPLQKRIDEEMAIFKDIIQMDFHDSYYNNTIKTMMSFRWLFDHCSNAANYLFTDDDMYVSVRNLLKYVDYEAPENRIVMHGSKRDRDSVMLHHEGQKIIFAGYVFNSSPQRFRSSKWHVSLEEYPWNKWPPYVTAGAFVVSNRVMKIMYAGSLFVKHFRFDDIYLGILAKKIGLEPTHCSKFYFYKKKYSVEGYRDVIASHGYDDSQELYRVWSEQYSL, from the coding sequence ATGAGGAGAAGAAAATGCTACCAGTTTATTGTGATTGTGTGTGTTCTTATGTATGTTTACTATTTCTTCGGTGTGAGTGACTATATGTACACGAAGAGTTTTGATACAGAGTTCCACTACCCTCTAGATGTAAACATTCAGCCATTGATCAGCAAGGTGCTCAATAATAAGAAGCCGGCGCAACCGCCGATTAATGTATATCCGTACAAATTCctaacaaattcaataaaatgcaTGACTCTGGATAGACTAGACTTGTTCATCGTCGTCAAGTCGGCGATGGGTAATTTTGATAATCGAAACGGTATTCGGCAAACTTACGGCCAAGAAAAACTAATAATGGGAAAGATAGTACGGATTTTGTTCTTCGTCGGTATCGATGACGAGGTTAAATCACCGCTGCAGAAGAGGATAGACGAAGAGATGGCAATATTCAAGGACATCATCCAGATGGACTTCCACGACAGTTACTATAACAATACGATCAAGACGATGATGTCTTTCCGTTGGCTCTTCGACCACTGTTCGAACGCTGCCAACTACTTATTCACTGACGACGACATGTACGTATCGGTCAGGAATCTCTTGAAGTACGTTGATTATGAAGCGCCGGAGAATCGAATAGTCATGCACGGGAGCAAGCGAGACAGGGACTCGGTGATGTTACACCACGAGGGTCAGAAGATCATTTTTGCGGGCTACGTATTCAATTCCTCGCCTCAGCGTTTTCGCTCGAGCAAGTGGCACGTTAGCTTAGAGGAGTATCCGTGGAATAAGTGGCCGCCGTACGTCACGGCGGGCGCGTTCGTTGTGTCCAATCgtgttatgaaaataatgtacGCGGGGAGTTTATTCGTTAAACATTTTCGCTTCGACGATATCTATTTAGGTATTCTGGCGAAAAAGATTGGCTTAGAACCGACACATTGCTCTAAGTTCTATTTCTATAAGAAGAAATACAGTGTTGAGGGTTATCGCGACGTGATCGCGTCTCACGGCTACGATGATTCTCAAGAGCTGTACAGGGTTTGGAGTGAACAATATTCATTGTAA
- the LOC135193406 gene encoding protein C10 — MASPPNVTVQTVRTILSEVIDSLESPDYASKLDEAKEAAGNEMLKMMQLVFPMVVQIEMETIKRHGFAGSREGIVQFTQLVREMESMDNEVARLHSQIRSHYLPPVSISSTVDTSL, encoded by the exons atgGCTTCGCCCCCAAATGTAACAGTTCAGACTGTTAGAACAATACTCAGTGAAGTGATTGATTCTTTGGAGTCACCGGACTATGCATCTAAGTTGGATGAGGCTAAGGAAGCTGCTGGTAATGAGATGTTAAAGATGATGCAACTGGTCTTTCCAATGGTAGTCCAGATTGAAATGGAAACTATTAAGCGTCATGGATTTGCAGGATCCAGGGAAG GCATTGTTCAGTTTACGCAGCTCGTGCGAGAAATGGAGAGTATGGATAATGAGGTTGCGCGTCTACACAGCCAGATCCGAAGTCACTACTTGCCTCCCGTCTCCATCAGCTCCACTGTGGATACTTCCTTGTAA